Proteins from a single region of Hordeum vulgare subsp. vulgare chromosome 6H, MorexV3_pseudomolecules_assembly, whole genome shotgun sequence:
- the LOC123401110 gene encoding protein DMP5-like translates to MDPISNAVHIQMQQSSPHEAPPQTGFPPADKTLSSASDLLKLLPTGTVLAFQALAPSFSSNHGVCHAANRYLVLALIGGCAASCVLLSFTDSLVGRDGRLYYGAATFGGFYPFNFTGTRAERDAVFKDLSRFRVTPMDFVHAVVSALVFLAVAFADAGIQGCLFPEGGTETDLRELLVNLPVAAGFLASMVFMIFPTTRKSIGYTDMMPHSQ, encoded by the coding sequence ATGGATCCCATTTCCAACGCTGTGCACATCCAGATGCAACAATCCTCTCCTCACGAGGCTCCGCCACAGACGGGCTTCCCGCCGGCGGACAAGACGCTCTCCAGCGCGTCAGACCTCCTGAAGCTCCTGCCGACCGGCACGGTGCTGGCCTTCCAGGCGCTGGCGCCTTCCTTCAGCAGCAACCACGGCGTCTGCCACGCGGCCAACCGGTACCTGGTCCTGGCGCTCATCGGCGGCTGCGCCGCCTCCTGCGTGCTCCTCTCCTTCACGGACAGCCTCGTCGGCCGCGACGGCAGGCTCTACTACGGCGCGGCAACCTTCGGGGGCTTCTATCCTTTCAACTTCACTGGCACGCGCGCCGAGCGGGACGCCGTGTTCAAGGACCTCTCTAGGTTCCGGGTCACGCCCATGGACTTCGTGCACGCCGTTGTTTCCGCGCTCGTGTTCCTCGCCGTGGCTTTCGCCGACGCCGGCATACAGGGCTGCCTGTTCCCGGAGGGCGGGACGGAGACGGACTTGAGGGAGCTGCTGGTCAACTTGCCGGTTGCCGCTGGCTTCCTCGCTAGCATGGTGTTCATGATCTTCCCCACTACCAGGAAGAGTATCGGCTACACGGATATGATGCCCCACTCGCAGTGA